A single genomic interval of Methylobacterium bullatum harbors:
- the kstR2_2 gene encoding HTH-type transcriptional repressor KstR2 yields MRPWREGPGDRRSYHHGNLKEALIEAARRFIAERGVGGFTLVDAARLVGVTPAALYRHFRGREALLEEVAGRGFTDLAERLARSLTSRGTPLERFTRMGEAYLAFAEEEPGYYAAIFETRGAPLAADTAASDVPPRPSPFDLLLEALKSTFPDGFGGVEPRFVALEVWALSHGLATLSASGHLPKGPGMPDKYELLRAGVLALVHGAGRPRSSA; encoded by the coding sequence GTGCGACCCTGGCGAGAAGGACCGGGAGACCGGCGAAGCTACCATCACGGCAACCTCAAAGAGGCGCTGATCGAAGCGGCGCGCCGGTTCATCGCTGAACGCGGCGTGGGCGGTTTCACCTTGGTCGATGCGGCGCGCCTCGTCGGCGTGACCCCGGCCGCACTCTATCGCCATTTCCGGGGTCGCGAAGCTCTGCTGGAGGAGGTGGCCGGCCGTGGCTTCACCGACCTCGCCGAGCGCCTGGCACGCTCCCTCACCTCACGCGGAACACCACTGGAGCGCTTCACCCGAATGGGGGAGGCCTATCTCGCCTTCGCGGAGGAAGAGCCCGGCTATTATGCAGCGATCTTCGAGACGCGTGGCGCACCATTGGCAGCGGACACCGCAGCCTCCGACGTCCCGCCGAGGCCCAGCCCCTTCGACCTTCTGCTCGAAGCGCTGAAATCGACATTTCCCGATGGGTTCGGCGGGGTCGAGCCTCGTTTCGTCGCCCTGGAAGTCTGGGCGCTCTCACACGGGCTCGCAACGCTCTCGGCCTCCGGCCATCTTCCGAAGGGGCCGGGCATGCCGGACAAGTACGAGTTGCTTCGCGCCGGCGTGCTGGCCCTCGTCCATGGCGCGGGACGCCCCCGATCCTCGGCCTGA
- the etfA gene encoding Electron transfer flavoprotein subunit alpha: protein MAILLLIEHDNGAVRDASLKALSAAKEIGGPIHALVAGAGSRPAADAAAALDGVEKVLLAEDAAYDHALAEPTAALIISLAGDYDVIIAAASTTGKNVLPRVAALLDVAQISDIMSVISPDTFDRPIYAGNAIQTVQAAEGKKVITVRMAAFKAASAGGSAAPVEPVSASAPASSKSTFKGEEIAQSDRPELAAAKIIVSGGRSLGSSDKFKELIEPLADALGAAVGASRAAVDAGYAPNDWQVGQTGKVVAPDLYVAVGISGAIQHLAGMKDSKVIVAINKDEDAPIFQVADYGLVGDLFQIVPELQAEIAKAKG, encoded by the coding sequence ATGGCCATTCTCCTCCTCATCGAGCACGATAACGGCGCCGTGCGCGACGCCAGCCTGAAGGCACTCTCCGCCGCCAAGGAAATCGGCGGACCGATCCACGCCCTGGTCGCCGGAGCCGGAAGCCGGCCTGCGGCCGATGCCGCCGCCGCCCTCGACGGTGTCGAGAAGGTGCTGCTGGCCGAGGATGCCGCCTACGACCACGCCCTGGCCGAACCGACGGCGGCGCTGATCATCTCGCTCGCGGGCGATTACGACGTGATCATCGCCGCTGCCTCCACCACCGGAAAGAACGTGCTGCCGCGCGTGGCCGCCCTTCTCGACGTGGCGCAGATCTCGGACATCATGAGCGTGATCTCGCCCGACACGTTCGACCGGCCGATCTATGCCGGCAACGCGATCCAGACCGTCCAGGCTGCCGAGGGCAAGAAGGTCATCACGGTCCGCATGGCGGCGTTCAAGGCCGCGTCAGCTGGCGGCTCTGCGGCTCCGGTGGAGCCGGTCTCGGCGAGCGCGCCCGCTTCCTCCAAATCCACCTTCAAGGGCGAGGAGATCGCCCAGTCCGACCGGCCCGAACTGGCGGCTGCCAAGATCATCGTCTCGGGTGGTCGCTCGCTCGGTTCCTCGGACAAGTTCAAGGAGCTGATCGAGCCCTTGGCCGATGCCCTCGGCGCGGCGGTGGGTGCCTCGCGCGCCGCCGTCGATGCGGGCTACGCCCCGAACGACTGGCAGGTCGGCCAGACCGGCAAGGTCGTGGCACCGGACCTCTACGTGGCGGTGGGCATCTCCGGCGCGATCCAGCATCTGGCCGGCATGAAGGATTCGAAGGTCATCGTCGCCATCAACAAGGACGAGGACGCGCCGATCTTCCAGGTGGCGGATTACGGCCTCGTCGGCGACCTGTTCCAGATCGTCCCCGAGCTTCAGGCCGAGATCGCCAAAGCCAAGGGCTGA
- the slt_2 gene encoding Soluble lytic murein transglycosylase, with protein MTSLRSLTLACCLLAAAPASAEVATETVEQALCRLIEDSARVRGLPVPFLTRLIWRESSFRVTAVSPVGAQGVAQFMPGTARERGLTDPFDPEQAIPHAAHLLADLNRQFGNLGLAAAAYNGGAGRVSGWLAGTGGLPAETRAYVMAITGAPAEDWRGGAAVNGADGESDAPKKEASTAEAPKTCLQVTAALRIPSRGDRFALGGNEGPAAPWGIQLAGNFSKSLALQSFSRTRKLYAGVIGEVRPMIIGTRLRSRGTRAFYRIRIPAESRAAGDILCSRIRKVGGACIVLRT; from the coding sequence GTGACATCCCTCCGCAGCCTGACCCTCGCCTGTTGTCTCCTCGCCGCCGCACCGGCCTCGGCCGAGGTGGCGACGGAAACCGTGGAGCAGGCGCTCTGCCGCCTGATCGAGGATTCTGCGAGGGTGCGCGGCCTGCCCGTGCCGTTCTTGACGCGGCTGATCTGGCGGGAAAGCAGTTTTCGCGTCACGGCCGTGAGCCCGGTCGGTGCGCAGGGCGTCGCGCAGTTCATGCCGGGCACGGCACGCGAGCGCGGGCTGACCGACCCGTTCGATCCCGAACAGGCGATCCCCCATGCCGCCCATCTCCTCGCCGATCTCAATCGCCAGTTCGGCAATCTCGGCCTCGCGGCTGCGGCCTATAATGGCGGCGCCGGCCGGGTCTCGGGCTGGCTCGCCGGAACGGGTGGCCTGCCCGCCGAGACACGCGCCTACGTGATGGCGATCACCGGCGCGCCGGCGGAGGATTGGCGGGGGGGCGCGGCCGTCAACGGAGCCGACGGAGAGTCTGATGCCCCCAAGAAGGAAGCATCGACGGCGGAAGCGCCGAAGACCTGCCTTCAGGTCACCGCCGCGTTGCGGATTCCCTCACGCGGCGATCGCTTCGCCCTCGGCGGCAACGAAGGGCCGGCTGCCCCGTGGGGTATTCAGCTCGCCGGGAATTTCTCGAAATCCCTCGCCCTCCAGAGCTTCTCCCGCACCCGGAAGCTCTATGCCGGGGTGATCGGCGAGGTGCGGCCGATGATTATTGGGACGCGTCTGCGCAGTCGCGGCACGCGCGCCTTCTACCGGATCCGCATCCCGGCCGAGAGTCGGGCGGCGGGGGATATCCTGTGCAGCCGCATCCGCAAGGTCGGGGGCGCCTGCATCGTGCTGCGTACCTGA
- the algE1 gene encoding Poly(beta-D-mannuronate) C5 epimerase 1 — protein sequence MITYTPASLPVPFFGDPGATISLRALLEQAYGKEAVSEFTKLQISYATTPGYTPFSYWNPDIPSATTVLRNGKALEDDKTYTIFNQTQLDDYSLKAGNLIFANVEIAVKTGAGQYQNLRLQTVPGELKGLDAYDGIVNPSDIVAAARALAVAEHDVPNGNDCYFIADTIAASAGAPLPNHSYGLPSQNVEGGYWRIAHRGTAEDTDWQSELQPGDVVRLHWQNGGPHSFTVVSSHNQTGTMEVVDNGLDKIAAHWTEYQSDANPEAVTIYRLTDDGLNMINGSVASETLHGTIWSDTIFGMAGNDTINSGRGNDSIDGGQGADLMVGGAGDDIFTADNRGDRVVEAGREGHDRLLTSVSFAISGTHVEDVVLQGANAINVSGNTLDNFLWGNGAANVMRGGAGDDKIHARAGNDVLVGGAGADQLTGGNGADRFVFEAASGHDVIVDFKFGDGDRIDLSGQTYTVGHDIYGDALLTLSGGGTVVLNDIVPGGVESGFFV from the coding sequence ATGATTACCTACACACCAGCGAGCCTGCCTGTTCCCTTCTTCGGCGATCCTGGAGCCACGATCAGCCTGCGGGCATTGCTCGAACAGGCTTACGGCAAGGAAGCTGTGTCCGAATTCACGAAGCTGCAGATTTCCTACGCGACCACGCCAGGCTACACGCCGTTCAGCTACTGGAATCCCGATATCCCCTCGGCGACGACCGTGCTGCGCAACGGCAAGGCCCTCGAAGACGACAAGACCTACACGATCTTCAATCAGACGCAGCTCGATGATTATTCGCTGAAGGCCGGCAACCTCATCTTCGCGAATGTCGAGATCGCGGTGAAGACCGGCGCCGGCCAATACCAGAATCTTCGTCTTCAGACCGTCCCCGGGGAGCTGAAGGGCCTGGACGCGTACGATGGCATCGTAAACCCCTCCGACATCGTCGCCGCCGCACGCGCCCTGGCGGTCGCCGAGCACGATGTTCCCAACGGCAACGATTGCTACTTCATCGCCGACACCATCGCGGCCTCCGCCGGCGCCCCGTTGCCGAACCATTCCTACGGCCTGCCCTCGCAAAACGTCGAAGGGGGGTATTGGCGCATCGCCCATCGCGGAACCGCCGAGGACACCGACTGGCAATCCGAGCTTCAGCCGGGCGACGTGGTGCGGCTGCACTGGCAGAACGGTGGCCCCCACAGCTTCACGGTGGTGTCCAGCCACAACCAGACCGGGACGATGGAGGTCGTCGATAACGGATTGGACAAGATCGCGGCACACTGGACCGAGTATCAATCGGACGCCAACCCGGAAGCGGTCACCATCTATCGGCTGACCGATGACGGCCTCAATATGATCAACGGCAGCGTCGCGTCCGAGACCCTCCACGGCACGATCTGGAGCGACACCATCTTCGGGATGGCAGGAAACGACACGATCAACTCAGGCCGGGGCAACGATTCCATCGACGGCGGGCAGGGGGCCGATCTGATGGTGGGAGGTGCCGGGGACGACATTTTCACGGCCGACAACCGGGGGGACCGCGTCGTCGAGGCCGGGCGCGAGGGACATGACCGTCTCCTGACGAGCGTCTCCTTCGCGATCTCCGGTACGCATGTGGAGGACGTAGTTCTTCAGGGGGCCAACGCGATCAACGTGAGTGGAAACACCCTCGACAACTTCCTCTGGGGCAATGGCGCCGCCAACGTCATGCGGGGCGGTGCCGGCGACGACAAGATCCATGCGCGCGCCGGCAATGACGTCCTCGTCGGCGGCGCGGGCGCGGACCAGCTGACAGGAGGCAACGGCGCCGATCGCTTCGTGTTCGAGGCCGCTTCCGGCCACGACGTCATCGTCGATTTCAAGTTCGGCGACGGCGATCGCATCGACCTGTCGGGACAGACCTACACGGTGGGCCACGACATTTACGGTGACGCGCTTCTCACTCTGTCGGGCGGCGGGACGGTGGTGCTCAACGACATCGTGCCCGGCGGAGTGGAGTCCGGCTTCTTCGTCTGA
- the etfB gene encoding Electron transfer flavoprotein subunit beta — protein MKVLVPVKRVVDYNVKIRVKADGSGVELANVKMSMNPFDEIAVEEAIRLKEKGKATEIVAVSIGPQQAQETLRTALAMGADRAILVKTDGLVEPLAVAKILKAIVEKEAPGLVILGKQAIDDDSNQTGQMLAALLDWPQGTFAFKLEFGDGSIDVTREVDGGLQTVTLALPAIVTTDLRLNEPRYASLPNIMKAKKKPLEELSPDALGVDVTPRVKVLKTVEPAGRKAGIKVGSAAELVQKLKGEASVI, from the coding sequence ATGAAGGTTCTGGTGCCCGTCAAGCGGGTCGTCGACTACAACGTCAAGATCCGCGTCAAGGCCGACGGTTCGGGCGTTGAACTCGCCAATGTCAAGATGTCGATGAACCCCTTCGACGAGATCGCCGTCGAAGAAGCGATTCGTCTCAAGGAAAAGGGCAAGGCGACCGAGATCGTCGCCGTGTCCATCGGCCCGCAGCAGGCGCAGGAGACGTTGCGCACGGCTCTGGCCATGGGCGCCGACCGGGCGATCCTGGTGAAGACCGATGGTCTCGTGGAGCCGCTGGCCGTGGCCAAGATCCTGAAGGCAATCGTCGAGAAGGAGGCCCCCGGCCTCGTCATCCTCGGCAAGCAGGCCATCGACGACGATTCCAACCAAACCGGGCAGATGCTGGCCGCCCTGCTCGACTGGCCCCAGGGCACCTTCGCCTTCAAGCTCGAGTTCGGGGACGGTTCCATCGACGTCACCCGTGAGGTCGATGGCGGCCTGCAGACCGTCACCCTCGCCCTGCCGGCGATCGTGACCACGGATCTGCGCCTGAACGAGCCGCGTTACGCGTCGCTTCCCAACATCATGAAGGCGAAGAAGAAGCCCCTCGAGGAGCTCAGCCCCGATGCGCTCGGCGTCGACGTGACTCCCCGGGTCAAGGTGCTCAAGACCGTCGAGCCGGCCGGACGCAAGGCGGGCATCAAGGTCGGCTCCGCGGCCGAGCTCGTCCAGAAGCTGAAGGGCGAAGCCTCGGTTATCTGA
- the upp gene encoding Uracil phosphoribosyltransferase: protein MVNTGSPGAEIRAMVTVVDHPLVQHKLTLLRQKERSTKGFRQILNEIGMLLAYEVTRDLPLERVTIKTPIEAMEAPQIAGKKLVLAPILRAGVGFLDGMLSLVPSARVAHVGLYRDPETLEAVEYYFKAPSDLADRTVLVLDPMLATANSAIAAIDLLKQRGARDLRFVCLLAAPEGVAKLQATHPDVPVWTAAIDSHLNDHGYIVPGLGDAGDRMYGTR, encoded by the coding sequence GTGGTGAATACGGGCAGTCCCGGCGCGGAGATCCGCGCGATGGTCACGGTGGTCGACCATCCCCTGGTCCAGCACAAGCTGACCCTGCTCCGCCAGAAGGAGCGCTCGACCAAGGGCTTCCGCCAGATTCTCAACGAGATCGGGATGCTCCTCGCCTATGAGGTCACCCGCGACCTTCCCCTTGAGCGGGTGACGATCAAGACACCGATCGAGGCGATGGAGGCGCCGCAGATCGCCGGCAAGAAGTTGGTTCTCGCCCCGATCCTGCGCGCGGGCGTCGGCTTTCTCGACGGCATGCTGTCGCTGGTGCCCTCCGCGCGCGTCGCCCATGTCGGGCTCTATCGCGACCCCGAGACGCTGGAGGCGGTGGAGTACTATTTCAAGGCGCCGTCCGACCTCGCCGACCGCACTGTCCTCGTCCTCGACCCGATGCTCGCCACGGCCAATTCGGCCATCGCCGCCATCGACCTCCTGAAGCAGCGGGGCGCACGCGACCTGCGCTTCGTCTGCCTTCTCGCCGCGCCGGAAGGCGTCGCCAAACTCCAGGCGACGCATCCCGACGTGCCGGTCTGGACCGCCGCCATCGACAGCCACCTCAACGACCACGGCTACATCGTGCCCGGCCTGGGCGATGCCGGCGACCGGATGTACGGGACCCGCTGA
- the yciC gene encoding Putative metal chaperone YciC has translation MSQRDPRLPVTVLSGFLGAGKTTLLNHILNNREGRRVAVIVNDMSEVNIDAALIRDGGANLSRTDEKLVEMSNGCICCTLRDDLLAEVRTLAEEGRFDYLLIEGTGIAEPLPVASTFSFRDEDGVALSDVARLDTMVTVVDAVSLLRDYGSTAFLRDRGEIAGEKDARTLVDLLVEQIEFADVVVVNKAGDVGADQLALVRSVIRGLNADARIVEASYGRVPLDRVLDTGLFSEERAQEHPLWFKELYGADQHVPETQEYGIGSFVYRARRPFAPEAFDAFTKATWPGLIRAKGHFWLATRPDWVGEFSLAGAIARVSPMGAWWACVPEARWPQDGEWRSHLSRNWSEPWGDRRQELVFIGTGLDQAAITAALDACLVGSDEMTRFDPAPYRALPDPFPAWQRAAA, from the coding sequence ATGAGCCAACGCGACCCCCGTCTTCCCGTCACCGTCCTTTCCGGCTTCCTCGGTGCCGGCAAGACCACCCTCTTGAACCACATTCTCAACAACCGCGAGGGAAGACGCGTCGCCGTGATCGTCAACGACATGAGCGAGGTGAACATCGACGCCGCTTTGATCCGAGACGGCGGCGCCAACCTCTCCCGCACCGACGAAAAGTTGGTTGAGATGAGCAATGGCTGCATCTGCTGCACGCTGCGGGACGATCTCCTGGCCGAGGTCCGGACACTCGCGGAGGAAGGGCGGTTCGATTACCTCCTGATCGAAGGCACGGGGATCGCCGAGCCGCTGCCGGTGGCGAGCACCTTCTCCTTCCGCGACGAAGACGGGGTTGCGCTGAGCGATGTCGCCCGCCTGGACACCATGGTCACCGTGGTCGATGCGGTGAGCCTTCTGCGGGATTACGGTTCGACGGCGTTCCTGCGCGACCGGGGCGAGATAGCGGGCGAGAAGGATGCCCGGACCCTCGTGGACCTCCTGGTAGAGCAGATCGAGTTCGCCGATGTGGTCGTCGTCAACAAGGCCGGTGATGTCGGGGCGGATCAGCTCGCTCTGGTCCGCTCGGTGATACGCGGGCTCAATGCCGATGCCCGCATCGTCGAGGCCTCCTATGGCCGCGTCCCCCTCGATCGGGTTCTGGATACCGGCCTGTTCAGCGAGGAAAGGGCGCAGGAACATCCGCTCTGGTTCAAGGAACTCTACGGCGCCGATCAGCACGTGCCCGAAACCCAGGAATACGGGATCGGCTCCTTCGTCTACCGCGCCCGCCGTCCCTTCGCCCCCGAGGCGTTCGATGCCTTCACCAAGGCGACATGGCCGGGCCTCATTCGCGCGAAGGGGCATTTCTGGCTGGCGACGCGGCCGGACTGGGTCGGTGAATTTTCCCTCGCCGGTGCCATCGCGCGGGTCTCGCCGATGGGGGCGTGGTGGGCCTGCGTGCCGGAGGCCCGCTGGCCGCAGGATGGGGAATGGCGCAGCCATCTGTCCCGGAACTGGAGCGAGCCCTGGGGCGACCGTCGCCAGGAACTCGTCTTCATCGGTACGGGTCTCGACCAGGCAGCGATCACCGCCGCACTCGACGCCTGTCTGGTCGGTTCCGATGAGATGACGCGGTTCGATCCGGCGCCGTACCGCGCCCTGCCCGATCCGTTTCCCGCCTGGCAGCGTGCCGCCGCCTGA
- the nlhH_2 gene encoding Carboxylesterase NlhH, which translates to MTRAFAAFATLACLALAAFGVTACSPLALFDAIGPRDQGGRLAQKSAAFGTHPRQRLDVFTPVGGAADATVLVFFYGGSWKSGAKDDYEFVGQALAAQGFVTVIPDYRVYPEVRFPDFLDDGAAAIAWVRDNIAEYGGDPRRIVLAGHSAGAYNAMMLGLDPRYLRKAGVDPKVIRAVAGLSGPYDFHPFDQDTSRDVFGQAPDPAATQPITFAGPHSPPAFLASGDNDTIVRPQNTQSLAARLRAVRVPVQERIYPGLDHADTLLALSVTFRSKAPELSEMTTFLKQYAGTQQHVRSVSRWDR; encoded by the coding sequence ATGACCCGCGCTTTCGCCGCCTTCGCCACTCTCGCCTGCCTCGCACTGGCCGCCTTCGGGGTCACGGCCTGTTCGCCCCTCGCCCTCTTCGATGCCATCGGCCCACGCGACCAGGGCGGCAGGCTCGCCCAGAAGAGCGCCGCCTTCGGCACCCATCCGCGGCAGCGCCTCGATGTCTTCACGCCCGTCGGCGGCGCGGCGGATGCGACGGTCCTGGTCTTCTTCTATGGCGGCTCGTGGAAATCGGGCGCGAAGGACGATTACGAATTCGTCGGTCAGGCCCTGGCGGCCCAGGGTTTCGTCACCGTCATCCCCGATTACCGGGTCTATCCGGAAGTCCGGTTCCCCGACTTCCTCGATGACGGCGCCGCCGCCATCGCCTGGGTTCGCGACAACATCGCCGAATATGGCGGCGACCCACGCCGCATCGTCCTCGCGGGCCATTCGGCCGGGGCCTACAATGCCATGATGCTCGGCCTCGATCCGCGCTACCTGCGCAAGGCGGGGGTCGACCCGAAGGTGATCCGGGCCGTGGCCGGTCTGTCCGGCCCCTATGACTTCCATCCTTTCGACCAGGACACCTCGCGCGACGTGTTCGGACAGGCCCCCGATCCGGCGGCGACGCAGCCGATCACCTTCGCCGGTCCTCATTCGCCCCCAGCCTTCCTCGCCAGCGGAGACAACGACACCATCGTGCGCCCGCAGAACACCCAGAGCCTCGCGGCGCGATTGCGCGCGGTGCGCGTGCCGGTGCAGGAGCGGATCTATCCCGGTCTCGATCATGCCGACACGCTTCTGGCCCTCTCAGTCACCTTCCGTTCGAAGGCGCCGGAACTGTCGGAAATGACGACATTCCTCAAGCAATATGCCGGCACTCAGCAGCACGTTCGCTCGGTCTCGCGGTGGGACCGTTAG
- the ppsC gene encoding Phthiocerol synthesis polyketide synthase type I PpsC — MTSSSDLPETMRQIRFAGAGGPDVLTLETVPLPQAGPGQVLIEVVSAGVNRPDIQQREGKYPPPKGATEIPGLEVAGRIASLGEGAEGFAIGDEVCALTISGGYAEFAVAETGQCLPRPAPLSLIEAAGLPETYFTVYSNVIERGRLKPGESFLVHGGSSGIGSTAIQMAKLHGARVFATAGSAEKCVFCKELGADEAINYREADFAEEIKRLTEGKGVDVILDMVGAPYLARNLASLAIEGRLVQIAFMQGYKVESFSMTPIMMKRLTFTGATLRARPKAEKAAIAEGLRRDIWPLLADGRMKPIIHATFPLERAADAHTLMESSAHLGKIMLTTGR, encoded by the coding sequence ATGACGTCAAGCTCAGACCTGCCCGAGACCATGCGCCAGATCCGGTTCGCGGGAGCAGGTGGGCCGGACGTCCTGACGCTCGAGACGGTGCCGCTGCCTCAGGCCGGTCCCGGCCAAGTGCTCATCGAAGTCGTGTCGGCCGGCGTGAACCGGCCCGACATCCAGCAGCGGGAAGGCAAGTATCCGCCGCCGAAGGGCGCCACCGAGATCCCAGGCCTCGAAGTCGCCGGCCGGATCGCTTCCCTCGGCGAGGGGGCGGAGGGTTTCGCCATCGGCGACGAGGTCTGCGCCCTCACCATCAGCGGCGGTTACGCCGAGTTCGCTGTGGCCGAGACCGGACAATGCCTGCCGCGCCCGGCTCCGCTCTCGCTGATCGAGGCCGCCGGACTGCCGGAGACCTATTTCACCGTCTATAGCAACGTCATCGAGCGCGGGCGGCTGAAACCGGGCGAGAGCTTCCTCGTCCATGGCGGATCGAGCGGAATCGGCTCTACGGCGATCCAGATGGCGAAGCTCCACGGCGCGCGGGTCTTCGCGACCGCCGGATCCGCCGAGAAATGCGTTTTCTGCAAAGAGCTCGGCGCCGACGAGGCGATCAATTACCGGGAGGCGGATTTCGCCGAGGAGATCAAGCGCCTCACCGAGGGCAAGGGTGTCGACGTGATCCTCGACATGGTGGGCGCACCTTACCTCGCCCGTAACCTCGCCTCCCTGGCGATCGAGGGACGTCTCGTGCAGATCGCCTTCATGCAGGGCTACAAGGTCGAGAGCTTCAGCATGACGCCGATCATGATGAAGCGGCTCACCTTCACCGGTGCGACCCTGCGGGCACGTCCGAAGGCCGAGAAGGCGGCCATTGCCGAGGGCCTGCGCCGAGACATCTGGCCCCTCCTCGCCGATGGCCGGATGAAGCCGATCATCCACGCCACCTTCCCTTTGGAGAGGGCCGCCGATGCCCATACGCTGATGGAATCGAGCGCGCATCTCGGCAAGATCATGCTGACGACCGGCCGCTGA
- the mmgB gene encoding putative 3-hydroxybutyryl-CoA dehydrogenase, whose translation MAIEIKTVGIIGAGQMGSGIAHVCAMAGLDVRLNDRDTARIHSGLATIDGNLARQVSKGTITDEQRRSGVARILAAESYDDLAPCDLVIEAATEDEATKRQIFTALCPSLNPDAIVATNTSSISITRLAAATDRPERFIGIHFMNPVPVMQLVELIRGIATADPTYVSAKAFIAKLGKTSTMSEDFPAFIVNRILLPMINEAIYTLYEGVGSVEAIDTAMKLGANHPMGPLQLADFIGLDTCLSVMQVLYEGLADSKYRPCPLLVKYVEAGWLGRKTKRGFYDYRGETPVPTR comes from the coding sequence ATGGCCATCGAGATCAAGACCGTCGGAATCATCGGCGCCGGCCAGATGGGAAGCGGCATCGCCCATGTCTGCGCCATGGCCGGACTGGACGTGCGGCTGAACGACCGCGACACCGCCCGCATCCATAGCGGGCTCGCGACGATCGACGGCAATCTGGCGCGTCAGGTCTCCAAGGGCACGATCACCGACGAGCAGAGACGCAGTGGCGTCGCCCGTATCCTCGCCGCCGAAAGCTACGACGACCTTGCCCCCTGTGACCTCGTCATCGAGGCGGCGACGGAAGACGAGGCGACCAAGCGCCAGATCTTCACCGCCCTGTGCCCGTCGCTGAACCCTGACGCCATCGTGGCGACGAACACCTCGTCGATCTCGATCACCCGCCTCGCCGCCGCGACCGACCGGCCGGAGCGGTTCATCGGCATCCATTTCATGAATCCGGTCCCCGTCATGCAGCTCGTGGAGCTGATCCGGGGCATCGCCACGGCGGACCCGACCTACGTCTCGGCCAAAGCTTTCATCGCCAAGCTCGGCAAGACCTCCACCATGTCGGAGGATTTCCCGGCCTTCATCGTCAACCGCATCCTGCTGCCGATGATCAACGAGGCGATCTATACGCTCTACGAAGGTGTCGGCTCCGTGGAGGCCATCGACACCGCGATGAAGCTCGGCGCCAATCATCCGATGGGGCCGCTGCAGCTGGCCGATTTCATCGGCCTCGATACCTGCCTGTCGGTGATGCAGGTGCTCTACGAAGGGCTGGCCGATTCGAAGTATCGCCCCTGCCCGCTTCTGGTGAAATATGTCGAGGCCGGCTGGCTCGGCCGGAAGACGAAGCGCGGCTTCTACGATTATCGCGGTGAAACCCCGGTCCCGACCCGCTGA
- a CDS encoding Cob(I)yrinic acid a,c-diamide adenosyltransferase, which produces MVTLNRIYTRTGDKGSTALANGERRSKADLRVEAYGTVDETNACIGLVRLHADIVLDAMLGRIQNDLFDLGADLATPESDEPPAYEPLRIVASQVKRIEADIDLLNAELSPLKSFVLPGGSAASAALHLARTICRRAERLTVALAAVEGERVSPEALQYLNRLSDFLFVASRTANANGADDVLWVPGKNR; this is translated from the coding sequence TTGGTCACCCTGAACCGCATCTACACGCGCACCGGCGACAAGGGCTCCACGGCGCTCGCCAATGGCGAACGTCGCTCCAAGGCGGATCTGAGGGTCGAGGCCTATGGCACGGTCGATGAGACCAATGCCTGTATCGGCCTCGTCCGGCTCCATGCCGATATCGTCCTCGACGCCATGCTCGGGCGCATCCAGAACGACCTGTTCGATCTCGGTGCCGATCTCGCCACGCCGGAAAGTGACGAGCCGCCGGCCTACGAGCCCCTGCGCATCGTCGCGAGCCAGGTGAAGCGCATTGAGGCGGATATCGACCTGCTCAACGCCGAGCTGTCGCCGCTGAAATCCTTCGTGCTCCCCGGTGGTTCGGCGGCTTCCGCCGCGCTCCATCTCGCCCGCACGATCTGCCGCCGGGCCGAGCGCCTGACGGTGGCTCTCGCGGCCGTGGAGGGCGAGCGCGTCTCGCCGGAGGCGCTGCAATACCTGAACCGCTTGTCGGACTTCCTCTTCGTCGCGAGCCGCACGGCCAATGCCAATGGAGCCGACGACGTGCTCTGGGTTCCGGGTAAGAACCGCTGA